Proteins from a genomic interval of Mustela lutreola isolate mMusLut2 chromosome 4, mMusLut2.pri, whole genome shotgun sequence:
- the SYPL1 gene encoding synaptophysin-like protein 1 produces MSSFQLNINPLKEPLGFIKVLEWIASIFAFATCGGFKGKTEIQVTCAKVHENKTITAAFGYPFRLNEASFQAHPDANVCDVNWKSYVLIGDYSSSAQFYVTFAVFVFLYCIAALLLYLGYTSMYRDSRKLPMIDFVVTLVATFLWLVSTSAWAKALTDIKIATGHGIVKELKPCGQEVMCYFGSVTSMGSLNVSVIFGFLNLILWGGNAWFVYKETSLHSPSSTSASHSQGGIPPPSGM; encoded by the exons ATTGCTTCTATCTTTGCTTTTGCCACCTGTGGAGGTTTTAAGGGCAAAACAGAAATTCAGGTGACTTGCGCTAAAGTTCATGAAAATAAAACGATTACAGCTGCTTTTGGTTATCCATTCAG GTTGAATGAAGCATCATTTCAGGCACATCCAGATGCAAATGTGTGTGATGTAAATTGGAAAAGTTATGTGCTTATCGGAGATTACTCTTCCTCCGCACAATTCTATGTGACGTTTGCAGTCTTTGTCTTCCTTTACTGCATTGCTGCTCTTCTGCTCTATCTCGGTTATACGAGCATGTATCGGGATAGTCGAAAACTTCCCATGATT gaCTTTGTTGTTACTCTTGTTGCCACTTTTCTGTGGTTGGTGAGCACTTCAGCCTGGGCTAAAGCTCTTACAGATATTAAAATAGCTACTGGTCATGGCATTGTAAAGGAACTTAAGCCTTGCGGTCAAGAAGTGATGTGTTATTTTGGCTCTGTGACTAGTATGGGATCCTTAAATGTATCTGTG aTCTTTGGCTTTCTGAATCTGATACTTTGGGGAGGAAATGCGTGGTTTGTGTACAAAGAGACCAGTTTACACAGTCCATCAAGCACTTCCGCTTCCCACAGCCAAGGAGGTATTCCACCTCCTTCTGGAATGTAA